The genomic window TCAGCAACTTATACAGCGCCAGCCGCTCCTGATTATGCAAGTATTGCAGCTTCAAAATCAGAAAATGCAGGTCTACAACCACAAACGGCTGCCTTTAAAGAAGAAGTAGCTAACTTGTTCGGTATCACATCATTTAGTGGTTACCGCCCAGGAGATAGTGGGGATCACGGAAAAGGTCTTGCTATTGACTTTATGGTTCCAGTAAGTTCAGCCCTAGGTGACCAAATTGCAGATTATGCTATCCAAAATATGGCTAGCCGTGGCATCAGTTACATCATCTGGAAACAACGTTTCTACGCACCATTTGATAGCAAATACGGACCAGCCTACACTTGGAATCCAATGCCAGATCGTGGAAGCGTTACAGAAAACCACTATGACCACGTACACGTATCGATGAACTAAGAATAATGAGAAGTTGGGAACTTGAGTTTCCGCTTCTTTTTTTGTTATGACACACTTTATAAGTGAAATAAAATTTAAAACACGATATAATGTAAGCGGATACAAAGCTACACTAACGATTTTAAGCATAGAGCGAAAGGATGATAAGAATGACAAACCGATTAAAACCCCCATTTGAGAAAACAAGAGATGATTTTGAACAGGAATTTTGTGGAGAAATTGTTGAGCTCTTGATTTTTACCCTCCAAAATGTAAATGGGGCTGCTTCTTTAAAAGATGGATGTCTAATGCCGTCCGTTCATTTTAAAGCTAGTGTCAATGTCGAAACTCAGGACTTTTCTGAACTTGAAGGACGTTTGGAATGGCTCCTGACTCCGGAAGAATTTAAAGAAAAGCATTGGGGCTTTAGTTTTGAACCCTACAAAATTCACCGCATTAAGTGTCAAAAACGTCCCTTCATGGAGTTAGAGCCTTATATGTCAGAAGTGGCGAACAATTGCTACCGCTTGCTGGAATACCTAGATGACCAATCTACGGATGCTAGGTTAGAGACCTTGATTGAAACCTACCAGAAACCTGTTATCATTCGAGACGCTATTGGGGAGTTCACCCTAAATAGAGCATATTCTTGGTTTGAAGGCTTCATCACCTATGAAGGCGGTAAGATTCATGCTATGTTTGATGCGGGTGCAGATGAAAGTCTTCCTCCAAGTTCTTTCGATGATTTAAAGAAATTTATGGGATCTTTCCAAGTTCAAGATGCTAAGATTAAAGACTATATCGTCAAAGAACTGTGGGAAACAG from Streptococcus sp. oral taxon 061 includes these protein-coding regions:
- a CDS encoding DUF2262 domain-containing protein, producing MTNRLKPPFEKTRDDFEQEFCGEIVELLIFTLQNVNGAASLKDGCLMPSVHFKASVNVETQDFSELEGRLEWLLTPEEFKEKHWGFSFEPYKIHRIKCQKRPFMELEPYMSEVANNCYRLLEYLDDQSTDARLETLIETYQKPVIIRDAIGEFTLNRAYSWFEGFITYEGGKIHAMFDAGADESLPPSSFDDLKKFMGSFQVQDAKIKDYIVKELWETAQDWIDSDENDVELTEEYFTNSLSLSELSINEDGELTLYYDDSEEIFAGHAIEVVIDKEGEILRADLVG